Proteins encoded by one window of Flavobacterium sp. N502540:
- a CDS encoding type I phosphomannose isomerase catalytic subunit — translation MSMKIYPLQFDPILKERIWGGEKLKTILNKPITSKITGESWELSTVEGDVSVVANGVLKGQSLTDLIDQSPNEILGTAVYERFGNQFPLLFKYLDAREDLSIQVHPNDELARERHNSFGKTEMWYVMQADADARIIVGFKENSSKEEYLENLSNNTLVSILDDVKAKAGDVFFLETGTVHAIGAGLVVAEIQQTSDITYRLYDFDRVDAQGNKRELHVDLALDAINYKKVDTQKKYETALNQSNVVVNCPYFTTNFLPLDGILEVSKKGESFTVYMCTEGNFEIAYQNVNYQYKQGDTVLIPAGMHSYSLKGTASILEVYIS, via the coding sequence ATGAGCATGAAAATTTATCCATTACAATTTGATCCAATCTTAAAAGAAAGAATCTGGGGAGGTGAAAAGCTAAAAACAATTCTGAATAAACCAATTACATCAAAAATTACCGGAGAAAGCTGGGAATTGTCTACTGTAGAAGGAGATGTAAGTGTTGTTGCAAACGGAGTATTAAAAGGACAATCCTTAACAGATTTAATAGATCAATCGCCAAATGAGATTTTAGGAACAGCAGTTTACGAACGATTTGGGAATCAGTTTCCTTTGCTTTTTAAATATTTGGATGCAAGAGAAGATCTATCGATACAAGTTCATCCAAACGATGAGTTAGCCAGAGAACGTCATAATTCTTTTGGTAAAACTGAAATGTGGTACGTGATGCAGGCAGATGCAGATGCGAGAATTATTGTTGGTTTTAAAGAAAATTCCAGTAAAGAAGAATATTTAGAGAACTTAAGTAATAACACCTTAGTTTCAATATTGGATGATGTAAAAGCCAAAGCGGGGGATGTTTTCTTTTTAGAAACCGGAACAGTTCATGCGATAGGTGCCGGTTTGGTTGTGGCAGAAATTCAGCAGACATCAGACATTACCTATCGTTTGTATGATTTTGACAGAGTCGATGCTCAGGGCAACAAAAGGGAACTGCATGTTGATTTAGCATTGGATGCTATCAATTATAAGAAAGTTGATACACAGAAAAAGTACGAAACGGCTTTAAATCAATCAAATGTGGTGGTCAATTGTCCTTATTTTACCACTAATTTCCTTCCGCTTGACGGAATTCTTGAAGTAAGTAAAAAAGGAGAAAGCTTTACGGTTTATATGTGCACGGAAGGTAATTTTGAAATTGCCTATCAAAACGTAAATTATCAATACAAACAAGGTGATACTGTATTGATTCCTGCAGGAATGCACAGTTATAGCTTAAAAGGAACTGCTTCAATTTTAGAAGTTTATATCTCATAA
- a CDS encoding LacI family DNA-binding transcriptional regulator, which yields MKKITIKDIATEAQVSISTVSFVINGKGEKMGISPAVIKKVQEVAEKLNYRPSMIATSLRTGKTRSIGLIVEDISNQFFADLARVIEDEAKSIDYRVFYCSTGGDDERSEELIHSLLQANVDGFIVTPTQNLENSIDLLLKLKKPVVLIDRYFPGQRVSHVVMDNYEASNSAAKFLISKGRKNIAVVNNTSEMIQMKLREDGYRDALKEAEMYNPSLVLHMDYHTNEEARISGIIDFFKRILILMPFCFWPIIWDLRDFRLSEEWESKFLKIFR from the coding sequence ATGAAAAAGATTACTATTAAGGATATTGCTACAGAGGCTCAGGTATCCATATCTACTGTATCTTTTGTTATCAATGGTAAAGGGGAGAAAATGGGCATTAGTCCGGCAGTGATCAAAAAGGTACAGGAAGTGGCCGAAAAGCTTAACTACAGACCTAGTATGATTGCTACCAGTCTTAGAACCGGGAAAACCAGGTCTATCGGGCTTATTGTTGAAGATATTTCGAATCAGTTTTTTGCTGATCTTGCCAGAGTTATTGAAGATGAAGCGAAGAGTATTGATTACAGGGTTTTTTACTGCAGTACAGGAGGAGATGATGAACGTTCTGAAGAGTTAATACATAGTTTATTACAGGCCAATGTGGATGGTTTTATTGTAACGCCAACTCAGAATCTGGAAAACAGTATTGATCTTCTTTTAAAGTTAAAAAAGCCAGTTGTATTGATCGACAGGTATTTTCCGGGACAAAGAGTGAGTCATGTGGTAATGGACAATTATGAAGCCTCGAATTCGGCTGCAAAATTCCTGATCAGTAAAGGGCGCAAAAATATTGCAGTGGTAAACAATACATCCGAGATGATTCAGATGAAGCTGCGTGAAGATGGATACAGAGATGCATTGAAGGAAGCAGAAATGTACAATCCGTCACTTGTTCTTCACATGGATTACCATACTAATGAAGAGGCGAGAATTTCGGGTATAATAGATTTTTTTAAAAGAATCCTGATATTGATGCCGTTTTGTTTTTGGCCAATTATATGGGACTTGCGGGACTTCAGGCTTTCCGAAGAATGGGAATCAAAATTCCTGAAGATATTTCGGTAA
- a CDS encoding substrate-binding domain-containing protein — protein sequence MGIKIPEDISVISFDDHDSFKLHTPTISVIEQPIEDIAVKSIQLLMSQMTDMEKFEVEKSLKKGKLIIRESV from the coding sequence ATGGGAATCAAAATTCCTGAAGATATTTCGGTAATTAGTTTTGATGATCATGACAGTTTTAAACTCCATACGCCAACCATTAGTGTTATTGAACAGCCAATAGAAGATATTGCTGTAAAATCCATACAATTGTTAATGAGTCAGATGACTGATATGGAGAAGTTTGAAGTAGAAAAAAGTCTTAAAAAAGGAAAATTGATTATTAGAGAATCGGTTTAA
- a CDS encoding SusC/RagA family TonB-linked outer membrane protein produces MKRILAVLGMVLLSSLGAVAQNRLITGIVADAENKGIVAASIEVQGKPYSAITDAEGRFKMNVPEGPVTLKVSSIGFNPQSVVLQQNQNKISVVLVGNTQELKDVVVTSFGVKKQKRSLGYAVGELKGEDLTKNKEINLGNALQGKIAGVNVSAPVSGPSGSSRVIIRGATSANGNNQPLYVVDGIPIDNTQQGNSNMWGGADLGDGMSSFNPEDIASMSVLKGSAASALYGFRGSNGVILITTKKGKGGTGLGVDFSTNATFNTPINLLKWQTEYGHGEPAANSNFNGAPTRYTTLDQMKNRGVHWAWGERYDGVPSMSLDGQIRPYQAYGKNNINNFYRTGFSTNNTLAISGGSETTNFRLSFGNTKDESILPGTNFGRDNIALSLNTKPNEKITIEANAQYMSEKSHNRPYLNDGPRNAAFLVSYLSPSTDIRWLKNGYDTEGGEADYYNNVYTTNPYFATEETLNEDSRKRFIGSTKVTYNFTDKIYAKGVIGIDDINYEYTEIEPTGINYNRGGSFKNIMESRSEVNASGYLGYRGNLTQDFSLDAFVGANRQHNKRSANRLGGSGFIIPFEYFFGNLATPGDLRKEYAESEVNSLFYSADLDYKNFLYVTLTGRQDWFSTLDPKHNTIFYPSVSTSLVYSEIIKLPEWMSYGKLRAGWGNVGGGLTDPYKLVLDYGTPSGLPTIGGQPILGINGETVPNRTLQPYNVSTIEFGFENTFFNNRLSTDLTFYSKRTTNDIADANISIGSGYKNTRINVGEILNKGVEFAVNLKAVNTANFSWGVGYNFAYNDSKVVRLSDGMPEKILEQGRDMSAWVILQEGQPFGMIKAYDYKRDANGNAILGTNGRFQRGDLVLAGRGVAPTTMGLSNDFTYKNFKLSVLVDGKFGGNIYSATNAIGTSYGLTEQTLEGREGGVAVNNVVDSNGNPVNNLSVFNYWYGHSQISKNYVYKSDFVKLRAVSLAYNFPKSYLKSSPFQAINLVFSAHNLVTLYSLTPNVDPESNYTNGNEQGLERASLPLTRSYALTLNVKF; encoded by the coding sequence ATGAAACGAATATTGGCAGTGTTAGGAATGGTGCTGTTAAGCAGCTTAGGAGCTGTGGCGCAAAACCGATTGATAACAGGCATAGTAGCTGATGCAGAGAACAAGGGAATTGTTGCTGCATCGATTGAGGTTCAGGGAAAACCGTATAGTGCAATCACTGATGCGGAAGGCCGATTTAAAATGAATGTGCCCGAAGGGCCGGTTACTTTAAAGGTGTCCTCTATAGGTTTTAATCCGCAATCAGTAGTGTTGCAGCAAAACCAAAACAAAATTTCAGTGGTATTAGTTGGAAATACTCAGGAATTAAAAGATGTGGTAGTAACTTCATTTGGAGTTAAGAAACAAAAGAGAAGTTTAGGTTATGCGGTTGGAGAGTTAAAAGGCGAAGACCTGACTAAAAATAAAGAAATTAATTTAGGAAACGCCCTTCAGGGAAAAATTGCCGGAGTTAACGTTTCTGCACCCGTTTCCGGACCATCCGGTTCCAGTCGTGTAATTATTCGCGGGGCAACTTCTGCCAATGGTAATAACCAGCCACTATATGTAGTAGACGGTATTCCAATTGATAATACGCAGCAGGGAAATTCTAATATGTGGGGAGGAGCAGATTTAGGAGACGGTATGTCTTCTTTTAATCCTGAAGATATTGCTTCTATGTCTGTGCTAAAAGGGAGTGCAGCATCTGCACTTTATGGTTTCAGAGGGTCAAACGGGGTAATCCTGATAACGACTAAAAAAGGAAAAGGAGGTACAGGACTTGGAGTAGATTTTAGTACAAATGCTACTTTCAATACGCCTATCAATCTCCTAAAATGGCAGACAGAATACGGTCATGGAGAACCAGCAGCTAACAGCAATTTTAATGGCGCTCCTACAAGATATACAACTCTGGATCAAATGAAGAATCGTGGAGTTCATTGGGCTTGGGGAGAGCGATACGACGGAGTACCTTCTATGTCTTTAGACGGACAAATCAGACCTTATCAGGCCTATGGAAAGAACAATATAAACAATTTTTACAGAACAGGATTTTCTACCAATAATACTTTGGCAATATCAGGAGGTAGTGAGACTACAAATTTCAGATTGTCGTTCGGAAACACCAAAGACGAATCGATCCTGCCGGGAACCAATTTTGGAAGAGACAATATTGCTTTGAGTTTGAATACTAAGCCAAACGAAAAAATAACTATAGAAGCCAATGCACAGTATATGTCTGAGAAAAGCCATAACAGACCTTATCTAAATGATGGTCCCAGAAACGCAGCTTTTCTTGTTTCGTATTTAAGTCCATCAACAGACATCAGATGGTTGAAAAATGGTTATGATACAGAGGGCGGAGAGGCAGATTATTATAACAATGTCTATACTACTAATCCGTACTTTGCCACAGAGGAGACCCTGAATGAAGATTCAAGAAAACGTTTTATAGGTTCTACTAAAGTTACCTATAATTTTACGGACAAAATATACGCCAAAGGAGTTATTGGTATAGATGATATTAACTATGAATATACTGAAATCGAACCTACCGGAATTAATTATAACAGAGGAGGATCGTTTAAAAACATAATGGAAAGCCGTTCAGAGGTGAATGCTTCTGGTTATCTGGGATACAGAGGAAATCTGACTCAGGATTTTTCGCTGGATGCTTTTGTGGGTGCAAACCGTCAGCATAACAAGAGAAGTGCCAACAGACTAGGAGGCAGTGGTTTTATTATTCCTTTCGAATATTTCTTCGGAAACCTTGCGACGCCTGGTGATTTAAGAAAAGAATATGCAGAAAGTGAGGTAAACTCTCTTTTCTATTCGGCTGATTTAGACTATAAAAACTTTTTATATGTTACTCTGACAGGGCGTCAAGACTGGTTTTCAACCCTGGATCCAAAACACAATACTATTTTTTATCCGTCTGTAAGTACCAGTTTGGTATATTCTGAAATTATAAAATTACCGGAATGGATGTCTTACGGTAAATTGAGAGCCGGTTGGGGTAATGTAGGAGGAGGTTTGACAGACCCTTATAAGCTGGTGTTAGATTACGGTACACCAAGCGGTCTCCCAACAATAGGAGGACAACCAATTTTAGGGATTAATGGAGAAACAGTTCCAAACAGAACCTTGCAGCCTTATAATGTAAGTACAATTGAATTTGGTTTTGAAAATACCTTTTTTAACAACAGGCTAAGCACTGATCTTACTTTCTATAGCAAAAGAACTACTAACGATATTGCCGATGCAAATATTTCAATAGGTTCGGGATATAAAAATACTAGAATTAATGTGGGGGAGATTCTAAACAAAGGAGTTGAGTTTGCTGTAAATTTAAAAGCTGTAAACACGGCTAACTTTAGTTGGGGAGTAGGATACAATTTTGCTTACAACGATAGTAAAGTAGTTCGTTTGTCTGATGGTATGCCTGAAAAAATTCTGGAGCAAGGTAGAGATATGAGTGCGTGGGTGATTTTACAGGAAGGACAGCCTTTTGGGATGATTAAAGCCTATGACTATAAGAGAGACGCCAATGGAAATGCGATTCTAGGTACTAATGGCAGATTTCAAAGAGGAGACCTCGTTCTTGCCGGACGTGGGGTAGCTCCTACCACCATGGGATTATCAAATGATTTTACGTACAAAAATTTTAAGCTGTCTGTACTTGTGGACGGTAAGTTCGGAGGGAATATCTATTCTGCAACAAATGCAATAGGAACATCTTACGGACTGACAGAGCAGACTCTTGAAGGACGTGAAGGAGGTGTTGCGGTAAATAATGTAGTAGATAGTAATGGAAATCCGGTAAACAATTTATCCGTTTTCAATTATTGGTACGGTCACAGTCAGATATCGAAAAATTATGTTTATAAATCTGATTTTGTCAAATTGAGAGCAGTTTCTTTAGCTTACAATTTTCCGAAAAGCTATCTTAAAAGTTCACCGTTCCAGGCTATTAATTTAGTGTTCTCTGCTCATAATTTGGTGACACTTTACAGTCTGACTCCTAATGTGGATCCGGAATCTAATTATACTAACGGTAACGAACAGGGACTTGAGAGAGCATCGTTGCCTTTGACGAGAAGTTATGCTTTGACGCTTAATGTTAAATTCTAA
- a CDS encoding SusD/RagB family nutrient-binding outer membrane lipoprotein: MKNKYIKLFCTAIFAAVTLTSCDKGFEELNQNPNTTTVPQLKSMFTLAEVYTNGQDYSNTRGNIIYAEQMIQHFVSPGSSGTIYSLNNAASGALFDEAYGKFGLGHIFQLMSVMPNTPENSNMIQACRIMKVILFQKLTDTYGDVPYFDAGKGYTDKLFFPKYDTQQAIYNDMLKELDEAGDALDAAKPFVGNADLYYKSDVTKWKKFANSLMLRVAMRLSKIDPAKAKQFVEKAYAKGVFSANDDSAVLNYDLAASSNVTTNPITSTWVVTNLDAGKGLTKFSKTFIDLLQNTNDPRLRIYAKIEATGNNNPASQKGVAPDATGFGTGGATSFSDPNTSTVLRINAPAIIMSYAEIQFILAEAAAKGWNVGGTAQKYYEGGVKAAMDILKIFGDKVPAVTTTEYDAYMAANPFKVAGTEAQKIEQIITQKWIVLLFNGFEAFAEYRRTGYPALVPVNAVGGETQGTIPRRFIYSMSEPISNTVNYQEAVKRQGPDLLTTRIWWDKQ, encoded by the coding sequence ATGAAAAATAAATATATAAAACTGTTTTGTACCGCAATTTTTGCGGCCGTAACTCTAACTTCCTGTGATAAAGGATTCGAAGAGTTGAACCAGAATCCGAATACGACTACAGTTCCACAATTAAAATCGATGTTTACGCTGGCAGAGGTTTATACCAATGGACAGGACTATTCTAATACCAGAGGGAATATTATCTATGCCGAACAAATGATACAACATTTTGTTTCTCCGGGATCATCAGGTACTATTTACAGTCTCAACAATGCAGCTTCAGGAGCTTTATTTGACGAAGCATACGGTAAATTCGGTTTGGGTCATATTTTTCAGTTGATGTCTGTTATGCCAAATACTCCGGAAAACAGCAACATGATTCAGGCATGCAGAATTATGAAGGTAATTTTGTTTCAGAAATTGACTGATACTTATGGAGACGTTCCCTATTTTGATGCCGGTAAAGGATATACAGATAAGCTCTTTTTCCCTAAATACGATACCCAGCAAGCCATTTACAACGATATGTTAAAAGAACTGGATGAAGCAGGAGATGCGTTGGATGCTGCTAAGCCTTTTGTAGGTAATGCCGATTTGTATTACAAGAGCGATGTGACAAAATGGAAAAAATTTGCCAACTCTCTGATGTTAAGAGTAGCAATGCGTTTGTCTAAGATCGATCCGGCGAAAGCAAAGCAATTTGTAGAAAAGGCTTATGCCAAAGGAGTTTTTAGTGCAAATGATGACAGTGCGGTATTGAATTATGACTTGGCTGCCAGTAGTAATGTTACAACAAATCCTATTACGTCTACCTGGGTTGTGACTAATTTAGATGCTGGTAAAGGATTGACTAAATTCAGTAAAACGTTTATCGATTTATTGCAAAACACAAACGATCCGCGTTTAAGAATTTATGCAAAAATCGAAGCTACAGGAAATAATAATCCTGCGAGTCAGAAAGGGGTTGCTCCTGATGCAACCGGATTTGGAACCGGTGGAGCTACGAGTTTCTCAGATCCTAATACCTCTACAGTATTACGTATAAATGCCCCGGCTATCATTATGTCTTATGCTGAGATACAATTTATATTGGCAGAAGCAGCTGCAAAAGGCTGGAATGTTGGAGGAACAGCACAAAAATATTATGAAGGCGGAGTAAAAGCGGCTATGGATATTCTGAAAATTTTCGGAGACAAAGTACCTGCGGTAACAACTACTGAATACGATGCTTATATGGCAGCAAATCCATTTAAAGTTGCGGGAACAGAAGCCCAAAAAATAGAACAGATTATTACTCAGAAATGGATTGTATTGTTATTTAACGGTTTTGAAGCTTTTGCTGAATATAGAAGAACAGGGTATCCTGCTTTGGTACCGGTGAATGCAGTTGGAGGAGAAACCCAGGGTACTATACCAAGAAGATTTATTTACAGCATGTCAGAACCAATTAGCAATACGGTTAATTATCAGGAAGCGGTAAAACGCCAGGGACCTGATTTGTTGACAACCAGAATCTGGTGGGACAAGCAATAA
- a CDS encoding beta-mannosidase — translation MEYKKRFYWFVGVCLANFSLAANAQNKDLKTGWQYRETKTEKWYPATVPGEIHTDLLNNKTIPDPFYRDNEKKLTWIEKKDWEYKTTFQVSPATLAKKHTELVFDGLDTYATVYLNNQVVLKADNMFLQWRVDVKKVLKSGNNDLVIVFKSAQNVVDSLAKKDLPFVIPDNPRAYVRKAQYHFGWDWGPKFTTCGIWKTPRLEAYDKKEAEKPYVLDRKIELVQEPDKVGKTFYFKIDGKPVYMKGANYIPSDAFLSRVTKKEYEKVIGMAKDANMNMLRVWGGGIYEDDYFYDLCDKNGIYVWQDFMFAGTMVPGDDAFFANVKKEVQYQVKRLRHHKSIVLWCGNNEIDEAFKDWGWQKSMKMPKQDSIRLWKDYVRLFQDSIPKWVKEVDDKRPYISSSPSFHWSKAKSLTEGDSHYWGTWWGLEDVEAVQNKTGRFVSEYGMQAMPNYSSIERFTNPEDRYLYSDILQAHQKAGKGFMKLDSYLNRYFIDSTKIKKMNVEDYTYLTQCLQYYSLKNIIGIHRSKAPYNMGTLVWQLNDCWPVASWSVTDYYDRQPKAAWYAMKEAYRDDKTPEIDLTRPINLKLEDPKITWQVKGNKVILKASKFAKYVNVSIKGYTGKWSDNYFDLKVGEEKTITFEGAIAKPIIRVYSLYDVLSRY, via the coding sequence ATGGAGTATAAAAAAAGATTTTATTGGTTTGTCGGCGTTTGTCTCGCCAATTTTTCGTTGGCGGCAAATGCCCAAAATAAAGATTTAAAAACCGGCTGGCAGTATCGGGAGACTAAAACCGAAAAATGGTATCCTGCGACAGTTCCGGGAGAAATACATACCGATTTGCTGAACAATAAAACCATACCGGATCCATTTTACCGGGACAATGAAAAAAAACTGACCTGGATCGAAAAGAAAGACTGGGAGTATAAAACCACTTTTCAGGTAAGCCCGGCAACACTCGCTAAAAAACATACAGAACTGGTTTTTGACGGACTGGATACATATGCCACCGTTTATTTGAACAATCAGGTAGTTTTGAAAGCCGACAATATGTTCCTGCAATGGCGTGTAGATGTAAAAAAAGTACTGAAATCAGGAAATAACGATTTGGTTATTGTGTTTAAATCGGCGCAAAATGTAGTGGATTCCCTGGCCAAGAAAGATTTACCTTTTGTAATTCCGGACAATCCACGTGCGTATGTACGTAAAGCACAATACCATTTTGGATGGGACTGGGGACCCAAATTCACCACTTGCGGAATTTGGAAAACCCCGCGTTTAGAAGCTTACGACAAAAAAGAAGCTGAGAAACCTTATGTGTTAGACCGTAAAATTGAATTGGTTCAGGAACCGGATAAGGTGGGTAAAACATTCTATTTTAAAATCGATGGAAAACCGGTTTATATGAAAGGAGCCAATTATATTCCGTCGGATGCGTTTCTTTCCAGAGTGACCAAAAAAGAATATGAAAAAGTAATTGGTATGGCCAAAGATGCCAATATGAATATGCTTCGCGTATGGGGAGGTGGTATTTATGAAGACGATTATTTCTACGATTTATGCGATAAAAACGGCATCTATGTCTGGCAGGATTTCATGTTTGCTGGAACAATGGTACCGGGAGATGATGCTTTTTTCGCCAATGTAAAAAAAGAAGTTCAGTATCAGGTAAAACGTTTACGTCATCACAAGAGTATTGTTTTATGGTGTGGCAATAACGAAATCGACGAAGCTTTTAAAGATTGGGGATGGCAAAAAAGTATGAAAATGCCCAAACAGGATTCTATTCGTTTATGGAAAGATTACGTTCGTTTGTTTCAGGACAGTATCCCAAAATGGGTAAAAGAAGTAGATGATAAACGACCATATATTAGTTCTTCACCATCATTTCATTGGTCGAAAGCAAAAAGTTTAACCGAAGGCGACAGCCATTATTGGGGAACCTGGTGGGGATTGGAAGATGTTGAAGCTGTGCAAAATAAAACAGGACGTTTTGTGAGCGAATACGGTATGCAGGCGATGCCCAATTATTCTTCAATCGAAAGATTTACAAATCCTGAAGATCGATATTTATATTCCGATATTTTACAGGCACATCAAAAAGCCGGAAAAGGATTTATGAAATTAGATTCGTACCTGAACCGATATTTTATTGATTCGACCAAAATTAAGAAAATGAATGTCGAGGATTATACGTATCTCACACAGTGTTTACAATATTATTCCCTTAAAAATATTATTGGCATCCATCGTTCAAAAGCACCGTACAATATGGGAACATTGGTTTGGCAGCTTAACGATTGCTGGCCGGTAGCAAGCTGGAGCGTTACCGATTATTACGACAGACAGCCCAAAGCTGCATGGTACGCCATGAAAGAAGCCTATCGTGATGATAAAACACCGGAAATTGATTTAACCCGTCCGATCAATCTAAAATTGGAAGACCCAAAAATCACCTGGCAGGTAAAAGGAAATAAGGTGATTCTCAAAGCTTCAAAATTTGCCAAATATGTCAACGTTTCTATAAAAGGTTATACCGGAAAATGGAGCGACAACTATTTCGATTTGAAAGTCGGAGAAGAGAAAACCATTACGTTTGAAGGTGCGATAGCAAAGCCGATTATTAGAGTTTACTCCCTATATGATGTTCTTAGTAGGTACTAA
- a CDS encoding GH92 family glycosyl hydrolase, whose protein sequence is MFTKYNKIAFSGILALNLFFANPVVSQQKKAKQTNLDYTQYVNPFIGSAGHGHVFVGANVPFGAVQLGPVNVFEGWDWCSGYNYASNTILGFTHTHLSGTGIGDLNDILLLPVSGKVPLTKGTKEDMTTGYGSYFSHQNEVSKAGYYSVFLDKYKIKAELTASERVGFHKYTFNSTTDNHILLDLADGIGWDKPVKTFIKKINETTLVGYRYSAGWAADQRIFFTMEFSEPISNMALYDSTTAVAGNEGEALKMKAVLDFKTLKNKQILVKVGISPVSYENASANIKAEIPGWNFEAVAKEATSKWNKELNKIQIKADDKTMKVFYTAMYHTMFAPSIFNDVNGDYRGTDKKVYEKANFTNYTTFSLWDTYRGLHPLYTLTQPDKINDIVKSFLAIYEQQGRLPVWHLMGNETNTMNGNHSIAVIVDAYMKGYRGYDVALAYEAIKKTAMQTREGMDYVQKLQYIPADKMLESVGNALEYAIDDYCVALMAKDLNKTDDYNYFSKRANLYKLYFDKETTFMRGKLTDGNWRTPFNPLSSAHRKDDYVEGNAWQYTWLVPQDPYGLIDLFGSEDKFLAKLDSLFLITDKVEGEEISPDISGLIGQYAQGNEPNHHIPYLYAYAGQPWKTAKIIREIDEKFYSTKPDGLCGNEDLGQMSAWYVFSSMGFYSVNPANGIYVLGSPLVNTATIHHKEGISFTLKAVDNNKTNIYIQKAEYNGKPYTKSYITHDMIVKGGELKLFMGSKPSITFGVKKEDRPL, encoded by the coding sequence ATGTTTACAAAATATAACAAAATAGCTTTTAGCGGCATCTTAGCTTTAAATCTATTTTTTGCCAATCCGGTTGTCTCACAGCAAAAGAAGGCAAAACAAACCAATTTAGATTATACACAATATGTGAATCCATTTATAGGTTCTGCGGGTCACGGACATGTATTTGTGGGGGCTAATGTTCCTTTTGGAGCAGTGCAATTAGGCCCGGTAAATGTTTTTGAAGGCTGGGATTGGTGCAGTGGATACAACTACGCCAGCAACACCATTTTAGGTTTCACACATACCCATTTGAGCGGAACGGGAATTGGAGATCTTAACGATATCCTTTTATTGCCTGTATCCGGAAAAGTGCCGCTTACCAAAGGAACAAAAGAAGACATGACAACAGGTTACGGCTCTTATTTCTCACACCAGAATGAAGTGAGTAAAGCAGGATATTACAGCGTTTTCTTAGACAAATATAAAATTAAAGCAGAACTGACAGCCAGCGAAAGAGTTGGTTTTCATAAGTATACTTTTAATTCCACTACTGATAATCATATTTTACTGGATCTTGCAGACGGAATTGGCTGGGACAAACCGGTAAAAACGTTTATCAAAAAAATTAATGAAACCACTCTTGTAGGCTATCGTTATTCTGCAGGTTGGGCTGCCGATCAGCGTATTTTTTTCACAATGGAATTTTCCGAGCCAATATCTAATATGGCATTGTATGACAGCACCACTGCGGTTGCAGGAAACGAAGGAGAAGCACTAAAAATGAAAGCTGTTTTGGATTTTAAAACATTAAAAAACAAACAGATTTTAGTAAAAGTCGGAATATCTCCGGTAAGTTATGAGAATGCTTCAGCAAATATCAAAGCCGAGATTCCGGGTTGGAATTTTGAGGCTGTAGCCAAAGAAGCAACTTCAAAATGGAACAAAGAACTGAACAAAATTCAGATCAAAGCAGATGATAAAACCATGAAGGTTTTTTACACTGCGATGTACCACACCATGTTTGCGCCTTCCATCTTTAATGATGTCAACGGAGATTATAGAGGTACCGACAAAAAAGTGTACGAAAAAGCAAATTTTACCAACTATACCACCTTCTCACTTTGGGATACGTATCGCGGACTGCATCCACTGTACACCCTTACACAGCCCGATAAAATCAATGATATTGTGAAGTCGTTCCTGGCCATTTACGAGCAGCAGGGAAGATTACCGGTTTGGCATTTAATGGGGAACGAAACCAATACCATGAACGGAAATCACTCCATAGCGGTTATCGTAGATGCCTACATGAAAGGATACCGGGGATATGATGTTGCCTTGGCTTATGAAGCCATCAAAAAAACGGCAATGCAGACCCGTGAAGGAATGGATTATGTACAAAAACTGCAATACATCCCTGCAGATAAAATGCTCGAATCTGTTGGAAACGCTTTAGAATATGCTATCGATGATTACTGCGTAGCCCTAATGGCAAAAGACCTGAACAAAACCGACGATTATAACTATTTCTCGAAAAGAGCCAATTTATACAAGCTTTACTTTGATAAAGAAACTACTTTTATGAGAGGTAAGTTGACGGATGGAAATTGGAGAACACCATTCAATCCGCTTTCATCAGCACACCGAAAAGATGATTATGTAGAAGGAAATGCCTGGCAGTACACCTGGTTAGTGCCACAGGATCCTTATGGTTTGATTGATTTGTTTGGAAGTGAAGATAAATTTCTGGCCAAATTAGATTCTCTTTTCTTAATCACAGACAAAGTAGAAGGCGAGGAAATCTCTCCGGATATTAGCGGTTTAATTGGTCAGTACGCACAAGGGAACGAACCGAATCACCATATTCCATACCTGTACGCTTACGCAGGACAGCCTTGGAAAACGGCAAAAATAATCCGTGAAATCGATGAGAAATTCTATTCGACGAAACCGGATGGATTATGCGGAAATGAAGATTTGGGACAAATGTCGGCTTGGTATGTTTTCTCTTCCATGGGATTCTACTCGGTTAATCCGGCCAACGGAATTTATGTATTAGGAAGTCCGTTAGTCAATACGGCAACGATACATCACAAGGAAGGCATTTCGTTTACCCTGAAAGCTGTCGATAATAACAAAACAAATATTTATATCCAAAAAGCGGAGTACAACGGGAAACCTTACACAAAATCATACATTACACACGATATGATCGTAAAAGGAGGAGAGCTTAAATTGTTTATGGGAAGCAAACCGTCGATAACTTTTGGAGTGAAAAAAGAGGATAGACCGCTTTAG